A stretch of Bacillota bacterium DNA encodes these proteins:
- the hcp gene encoding hydroxylamine reductase, whose product MFCYQCEQTAGGTGCTKVGVCGKNEDIASLQDLLVIALKGIAAYAYHARELGASDEQVDAFLAEGLFATLTNVNFNLESQIGLLLKAGEMNLRVLELLDRAHVERFGAPEPTRVQVGTKAGRGILVTGHDLLDLYELLKQTEGKGINVYTHGEMLPAHSYPEFKKFPHLVGNYGTAWQNQHQEFDAFNGAILGTTNCVLLPKDSYRDRMFTCGVADLPGVVHIKDRNFAPLIEKTLALPPLPDNLGPTTMTGFHHQAVLGLAEHIIAAIKAGKIRHFFLVGGCDGAKSGRNYYTEFVEKLPKDCVVLTLGCGKYRFNYLDLGEIDGIPRLLDMGQCNNAYSAIQVAVALAQAFGCGVNDLPLSLVLSWFEQKAVAILLTLLYLGIKNIRLGPTLPAFVTPNILKVLQENYNIQPITTPEADIKAILG is encoded by the coding sequence ATGTTTTGTTACCAGTGTGAACAGACGGCCGGAGGTACCGGCTGCACCAAGGTAGGGGTATGCGGGAAGAATGAAGACATTGCCAGCCTGCAGGACTTGCTGGTGATCGCGCTCAAGGGAATAGCGGCTTATGCTTATCATGCCAGGGAGCTGGGTGCTTCTGACGAGCAGGTGGATGCTTTTCTGGCCGAAGGTCTTTTTGCAACCCTGACAAATGTAAACTTCAACCTGGAAAGTCAAATTGGACTGCTTCTAAAGGCCGGCGAGATGAATCTACGCGTGCTGGAACTGCTGGACCGGGCACACGTCGAACGTTTTGGGGCACCAGAACCGACCAGGGTCCAGGTAGGGACAAAGGCCGGCCGCGGGATACTTGTTACTGGCCATGATTTATTGGATCTGTATGAACTCCTCAAACAGACAGAGGGGAAAGGCATTAATGTGTATACTCACGGCGAGATGTTGCCGGCGCACAGTTACCCGGAGTTTAAAAAGTTTCCGCATCTTGTCGGCAATTACGGAACAGCCTGGCAGAACCAGCACCAGGAATTTGACGCGTTTAACGGCGCAATCCTCGGAACAACCAACTGTGTTTTGTTACCTAAGGATTCTTACCGGGACCGCATGTTTACTTGTGGTGTAGCCGACCTGCCCGGTGTTGTGCATATCAAGGATCGAAACTTTGCACCGCTGATCGAAAAAACTCTGGCCTTACCACCGTTGCCGGACAATCTCGGCCCGACCACCATGACCGGTTTCCATCATCAGGCAGTACTTGGTTTAGCCGAACACATTATCGCGGCAATCAAAGCGGGTAAGATTCGGCACTTCTTCCTGGTCGGTGGCTGTGATGGCGCCAAATCTGGTCGCAACTACTACACTGAATTTGTGGAGAAACTGCCGAAGGACTGCGTTGTGTTGACCCTGGGCTGTGGCAAGTACCGCTTCAACTACCTCGATCTTGGTGAAATTGACGGTATTCCACGTCTACTTGATATGGGTCAATGCAACAACGCCTACTCCGCAATCCAGGTGGCTGTTGCTCTGGCGCAAGCTTTTGGCTGCGGCGTGAACGATCTGCCGCTCAGTCTGGTGCTGTCTTGGTTCGAGCAAAAGGCGGTGGCTATTCTGCTCACTCTGCTCTACCTGGGAATTAAGAATATCCGTCTCGGGCCCACCCTGCCGGCGTTTGTTACGCCGAATATCCTCAAAGTGTTGCAGGAAAACTATAACATTCAGCCGATCACCACGCCGGAGGCCGATATCAAAGCTATTCTTGGGTAA
- a CDS encoding Rrf2 family transcriptional regulator, which yields MEIIKRNTDYALRALVYLALHSGTVVNAGEIAASEDIPIDFLQKIMQKFVRSGLVNSHRGVQGGFSLAKEPRQVNVLEVVETMQGKLAMNRCFLGKDGCPRAPKCRIKNNWRDMEQKFVEFLNGITLQDLVNQLRGLDAKGG from the coding sequence ATGGAAATCATCAAACGGAATACAGACTACGCCCTGCGGGCACTTGTCTACCTTGCCCTTCATTCAGGCACGGTAGTGAACGCGGGGGAAATTGCCGCCAGTGAAGATATACCCATTGATTTTCTCCAAAAAATCATGCAAAAATTTGTTCGGAGTGGTCTGGTGAACTCTCACCGGGGGGTCCAGGGCGGGTTTTCTTTGGCGAAAGAGCCTCGTCAGGTAAATGTACTTGAGGTGGTAGAAACCATGCAGGGCAAGCTGGCCATGAACCGATGCTTTTTGGGGAAGGATGGGTGTCCACGTGCTCCCAAGTGTCGGATCAAAAATAATTGGCGAGACATGGAGCAAAAATTTGTTGAATTTCTGAACGGGATTACGCTCCAGGACCTGGTAAACCAGCTCCGTGGTTTGGATGCAAAGGGGGGATAA
- a CDS encoding EamA family transporter, which yields MNSELKGLILIITAASLWGISGTVAKFLFNGEAVSPLALVQIRLFLSAVLLGLYLLITHPDSLRIKWSDLCYFAILGVFGMAMVQFTYLYTVSQANVAVAVFLQYLSPAIVAVYAVVFRWEKLGWNRAMALTLALGGSVLILTGSGLGTVVISCRGLISGLASAFFAAFYTLYAQKGAKKFGAWTTLTYSLGFGAFFWLLVAPPSLDQFGEYTTGDLLFFLYIAIFATIVPFGLYFKGLTYLHATKAIITSTLEPVMAAITAYLILGETMAPQQMLGGVLIVCAVIILATAQREAVSPLEQVAEPRKISGSTT from the coding sequence TTGAATTCTGAACTCAAGGGATTAATCTTGATTATCACTGCTGCTTCGCTCTGGGGTATTTCTGGTACGGTGGCCAAGTTTTTGTTTAACGGGGAAGCAGTCAGCCCGTTGGCTCTTGTACAAATCAGGTTGTTCTTGTCAGCCGTCCTCTTAGGGCTATACCTCCTGATAACCCATCCTGATTCACTGCGAATAAAATGGAGTGATTTATGTTATTTTGCTATTCTGGGTGTTTTCGGCATGGCCATGGTTCAGTTTACCTACCTGTATACAGTGAGCCAGGCCAACGTGGCGGTGGCCGTATTTCTTCAGTACCTGTCACCAGCGATTGTCGCTGTTTACGCGGTGGTTTTTCGCTGGGAGAAGCTTGGTTGGAACCGAGCAATGGCCCTTACCCTGGCTTTGGGGGGAAGTGTTTTAATCCTGACGGGCAGTGGACTGGGAACGGTGGTGATCAGCTGCCGCGGGCTTATCAGCGGGCTAGCTTCGGCATTTTTTGCTGCCTTTTATACCCTCTACGCGCAAAAAGGGGCCAAAAAGTTTGGCGCTTGGACGACTTTAACCTATAGTTTGGGTTTTGGGGCGTTTTTCTGGCTGCTCGTGGCTCCCCCGTCTCTCGACCAGTTTGGCGAATATACGACCGGTGACCTGCTATTTTTCCTATACATTGCCATTTTTGCGACGATCGTCCCGTTTGGTCTATATTTTAAGGGACTGACCTATCTCCACGCGACCAAGGCCATTATAACCAGTACGCTTGAGCCAGTGATGGCGGCGATAACCGCATACTTGATTTTAGGGGAAACGATGGCTCCCCAGCAAATGCTGGGCGGAGTGTTGATCGTGTGTGCAGTGATCATTCTGGCGACTGCTCAACGGGAAGCGGTATCCCCGCTAGAACAGGTAGCCGAGCCAAGGAAAATCAGTGGCTCAACCACTTAG
- a CDS encoding S-layer homology domain-containing protein produces MNKVWQRGTSFVILLALVLIFGFSRPILAKVVASFSDVQGVPWAQKYIVRMKIRGIVSGYEDGTFKPNQTIKQAEALIMAVRELGWESEAQGLINSANLSLPKKIALQNIPSFARGYVAVAVRSGLIDADGGNFQWANPATRAWTCQLIVRMLGKDEEAKAAAQRQMTFTDNSAIPAWARGYIYVAQNLGIVTGYPDQTFQPNLPMTRAEMVTVLSRAEQYLNVTNYVVAGTVENVYTNRLTVRDGSGRVSSYNLADGGWVFIGDRRGTLSDLWTGDPVRLILVSPEEAGMVEAYAASGQSRTKFSGQVVLVNQGQQIITLRNSAGELKIYSVPSSVEVVSTDGRRLGLSALQPGDEVEVWVDNYQVVKLISSRTISNVITARVISINHDEDVITVRTNEGELIAAYVTSRTAIQVDGDDGELSDIDIGDTVELTLDGQRVLTLEVGDNDINTVKGEVVRVDTSNWTLRLEDQDGDRTTYDVDRDVDIEIPGYSHPDLSDIEVGDQVSVRLRGDKIVEIRVNSDDEDEIVQVTRVDEDNYTLRVKDIDGDYTTYDVERDVNIEIEGHSNPGLDDVNVGDWVKIRLDSRNNITRIVVGEVVEGKVVTVYEDEERIRIEKTSGTRQTYDVSKNAKITYNSKSYDLEDIDSDDEVQLIIFDDVVEKIIITERN; encoded by the coding sequence ATGAATAAGGTTTGGCAACGGGGAACATCCTTTGTGATTTTGTTAGCTCTGGTGCTAATCTTTGGTTTCTCTAGGCCCATACTGGCTAAGGTGGTGGCAAGCTTTTCCGATGTTCAGGGTGTACCCTGGGCTCAGAAGTATATCGTACGAATGAAGATACGGGGAATCGTCAGCGGGTATGAAGACGGGACTTTCAAGCCCAACCAAACTATAAAGCAAGCCGAGGCTCTGATTATGGCGGTTAGAGAACTGGGATGGGAATCTGAAGCCCAGGGGCTGATTAATAGTGCCAATCTAAGTTTGCCAAAGAAAATCGCGCTCCAAAACATACCGAGCTTTGCCAGGGGTTATGTGGCAGTGGCGGTGCGAAGTGGTTTAATCGATGCGGATGGGGGCAACTTTCAGTGGGCTAACCCGGCCACCCGGGCTTGGACTTGCCAATTAATTGTCCGGATGCTGGGCAAGGATGAAGAAGCCAAAGCTGCGGCGCAGCGCCAGATGACTTTTACCGACAATTCTGCGATTCCAGCCTGGGCACGGGGTTACATTTATGTTGCGCAAAACCTGGGCATCGTGACTGGGTATCCTGACCAAACCTTTCAGCCTAATCTACCTATGACTAGAGCGGAGATGGTGACGGTCTTGAGCCGGGCAGAGCAATATTTAAATGTGACTAACTATGTTGTGGCTGGCACGGTGGAGAATGTTTATACCAACCGTTTGACAGTCAGAGATGGTAGCGGGCGGGTGTCTTCTTACAACCTCGCTGATGGTGGCTGGGTGTTTATCGGAGACAGGCGAGGTACGCTGAGCGATCTTTGGACAGGTGACCCGGTCAGGCTGATCCTGGTTTCCCCCGAGGAGGCTGGGATGGTTGAAGCCTACGCTGCATCGGGACAGAGTCGAACAAAATTTTCGGGGCAGGTTGTTCTGGTCAACCAGGGACAGCAGATTATTACCCTGAGAAATTCCGCGGGTGAACTGAAGATTTATTCCGTGCCTAGCTCGGTCGAGGTGGTGAGTACAGATGGAAGACGTTTGGGGTTAAGTGCCTTACAGCCTGGCGATGAAGTTGAGGTCTGGGTTGACAATTATCAGGTGGTAAAGCTCATCAGTTCACGGACTATCAGTAATGTCATTACGGCCAGGGTGATCAGCATCAATCACGATGAAGACGTGATCACGGTCAGGACCAATGAAGGAGAACTAATCGCTGCTTACGTCACGTCGCGGACGGCAATCCAGGTTGATGGCGATGACGGAGAGCTGTCGGACATCGACATTGGTGATACGGTCGAGTTAACTCTGGATGGGCAACGGGTCCTTACCCTGGAAGTGGGTGATAATGACATCAACACAGTGAAGGGGGAAGTCGTGCGCGTGGATACTTCTAACTGGACGCTGCGCCTTGAGGACCAGGATGGCGACCGGACAACTTATGATGTTGATCGTGACGTAGATATCGAAATTCCCGGTTACAGCCATCCTGACCTGAGTGATATTGAGGTGGGTGACCAGGTGTCAGTCAGACTGAGAGGTGATAAAATTGTTGAGATTAGGGTGAACAGTGACGATGAAGATGAGATTGTCCAAGTAACCCGGGTCGATGAAGACAACTATACACTGCGGGTGAAGGACATTGACGGGGATTACACCACCTATGATGTTGAACGTGATGTCAATATCGAGATCGAAGGCCACAGCAACCCGGGTTTGGATGATGTCAATGTGGGGGATTGGGTGAAGATCCGCCTGGACAGCAGGAATAACATCACCCGAATCGTGGTGGGTGAAGTGGTGGAAGGAAAAGTGGTGACTGTCTATGAGGACGAAGAGCGAATCAGGATTGAAAAAACCAGTGGGACCCGTCAGACTTATGACGTCAGTAAGAACGCGAAAATCACGTACAACAGTAAGTCGTATGATCTGGAAGACATCGATTCTGACGATGAGGTTCAGTTAATCATTTTCGATGACGTGGTAGAGAAGATCATCATTACCGAACGCAACTAG
- a CDS encoding YjbQ family protein has protein sequence MKFHTEYLYFHTKKRREYINITREVERVLAASGVTEGMVLVSAMHITAGVYINDAEEGIIQDIDEMLERLAPTGPNYRHHRTGEVNGDSHLKNILVGHQVIVPVTAGRLDLGPWQQIYYAEFDGQRRKRLIIKVMGE, from the coding sequence TTGAAATTTCATACTGAGTACCTGTACTTTCACACCAAGAAGCGACGGGAATACATCAATATTACCCGTGAGGTTGAGCGGGTACTGGCCGCAAGTGGGGTGACTGAGGGAATGGTCCTGGTCTCAGCCATGCACATCACGGCCGGTGTTTACATCAATGACGCAGAGGAGGGAATCATCCAAGACATTGATGAAATGCTGGAACGGCTTGCCCCGACCGGCCCGAACTACCGTCATCACCGCACTGGGGAAGTCAATGGCGATAGCCATCTAAAAAACATTCTGGTTGGCCACCAGGTGATTGTACCAGTTACCGCCGGCCGGCTGGATTTGGGGCCCTGGCAGCAGATATATTACGCTGAATTTGACGGACAACGGCGCAAACGTCTGATCATCAAGGTGATGGGTGAATAA
- a CDS encoding asparaginase, which yields MSEILVHVVRGEQVESRHHGDVVVVDRHGKIRQSLGDPHRFTYWRSAAKPFQVLPLVEAGGVEHFCLTPAEIAIMASSHSGEPQHIELVQGILNKIGCTVSDLQCGVTVPINSKTARELLRLGKTATSLHNPCSGKHTAMLALAQLKGYPIEGYLKPGHPVQQMMLATVAEVCAVNPAEIVLGIDGCGVPVFGLPISRMALAYARLAIPEEGFGDVRGRAARIILEAIRNEPFFVAGTGRLETVLMEVTRGRLVAKAGAEGVFNVALLSEGLGICVKIDDGNNRAVDPVVVKLLKQLDFLSERELSALENYFQPQLTNNRGERIGYLEAVFD from the coding sequence ATGTCGGAAATTCTAGTTCATGTGGTACGTGGAGAACAGGTTGAAAGTCGGCATCACGGAGATGTGGTGGTCGTTGACCGACATGGGAAAATTCGGCAGTCATTGGGTGACCCGCATCGTTTTACCTATTGGCGTTCTGCGGCGAAACCTTTTCAGGTTTTGCCACTGGTCGAAGCCGGCGGAGTAGAGCATTTCTGTCTCACCCCGGCGGAAATTGCCATAATGGCTTCATCTCATAGTGGCGAACCGCAGCATATAGAACTAGTGCAGGGCATCCTGAACAAAATCGGGTGTACCGTTAGTGATCTCCAATGTGGTGTGACTGTGCCAATTAATTCCAAGACGGCCCGTGAACTGCTGCGGTTGGGGAAAACGGCAACTAGTTTGCATAATCCATGCTCGGGTAAGCACACAGCCATGCTGGCTCTGGCCCAACTAAAAGGTTATCCCATTGAAGGATATTTAAAGCCCGGGCATCCGGTACAGCAAATGATGCTGGCAACGGTGGCGGAGGTATGTGCGGTCAATCCGGCGGAGATCGTTTTAGGTATTGACGGCTGCGGTGTACCTGTTTTTGGTTTGCCGATCAGTCGGATGGCTCTGGCGTATGCCCGTTTGGCCATCCCAGAGGAGGGATTCGGTGACGTCCGCGGCCGGGCAGCCCGGATTATCCTTGAGGCGATTCGTAATGAGCCGTTCTTCGTCGCCGGTACCGGCCGACTGGAAACCGTCCTGATGGAGGTTACTCGGGGACGGTTGGTGGCTAAAGCTGGAGCGGAAGGGGTGTTTAACGTGGCCTTGCTAAGTGAAGGCCTGGGAATTTGCGTGAAGATTGACGATGGTAACAACCGGGCGGTTGACCCGGTGGTCGTCAAACTCCTGAAACAGCTGGATTTTCTTTCGGAACGTGAACTTTCGGCTTTGGAAAACTATTTCCAGCCCCAACTTACTAACAACCGGGGCGAGCGAATCGGCTATTTAGAGGCGGTGTTTGATTAA
- a CDS encoding cupin domain-containing protein gives MGKAETVFLNPQFSDQSANKVNNFTGEDLTADTYYFKSGQVLPYHRHPHGDQVFFILKGEGNFYLDNGGEEVVEVNEGSIIYVPAGVWHKLENTGTELIASQVTAAGAGHEPRS, from the coding sequence GTGGGTAAAGCCGAAACCGTTTTTCTCAACCCTCAATTCAGTGACCAATCAGCCAATAAGGTCAATAATTTTACGGGAGAAGATCTGACCGCCGATACTTACTACTTCAAATCTGGCCAAGTCTTGCCTTACCACCGTCACCCCCACGGCGACCAGGTCTTCTTTATCCTGAAAGGCGAAGGCAATTTCTACCTGGACAACGGTGGAGAAGAAGTGGTCGAGGTTAATGAAGGATCCATTATTTATGTGCCGGCGGGAGTCTGGCATAAGTTAGAAAATACTGGTACGGAGTTAATCGCTTCCCAGGTAACGGCAGCCGGGGCCGGTCACGAACCCCGCAGTTAG
- a CDS encoding transcriptional repressor: MPETNDLERSRKGTRSTRQRRAILDLLKQEKIHLAAEEIYQAVRQTQPNISLGTVYRNLEVLTELGLLSKVVFTDGKSRYELAERGHHHHLICLGCGDTVDIPDCPVDKTIDCFMRDKKFRPARHHFEVYGYCAKCQD, encoded by the coding sequence GTGCCGGAAACAAATGATCTTGAACGTTCCCGAAAAGGCACTCGTTCAACCAGGCAGCGGCGAGCAATTTTGGACCTCTTAAAGCAAGAGAAGATCCATCTGGCCGCGGAAGAGATTTATCAGGCAGTTAGGCAAACACAGCCGAATATCAGCTTGGGCACTGTCTACCGCAATCTCGAAGTGCTCACGGAACTTGGCCTGCTGTCTAAAGTCGTTTTTACCGATGGTAAATCGAGATACGAATTGGCCGAACGTGGGCATCACCACCACCTGATTTGTCTGGGCTGTGGAGATACGGTGGACATCCCGGATTGCCCGGTAGATAAGACAATTGATTGTTTTATGCGCGATAAAAAATTCAGGCCGGCTCGTCACCATTTCGAGGTTTACGGTTACTGTGCCAAGTGCCAGGATTAA
- a CDS encoding metal ABC transporter permease → MPEFLQYDFMIRALVSGLIVGVICPVIGIFIVLKRLSMIGDCLSHAAMAGVAAGMLTGVYPVYGALAFMIAAGLTVERLRNEYRQYSELAIAVILSSSISLAIILLSVGKSYNTSVFAYLFGSILTVSGQDLKAITGLGLLVILVVWLLRKELFYIAFDEEAAHLAGIPVAMINIVFILLTAFTIAASLRIVGILLVSSLMVIPVAASLQLKQGFRRTVWLAIGLSVTSVVIGLIAAFYLDWAPGGTVVMTAVLGLLAIIMVQRIKRRRRPVT, encoded by the coding sequence ATGCCTGAGTTTCTTCAGTATGATTTTATGATCAGGGCACTGGTTTCAGGGCTGATTGTCGGTGTGATCTGCCCGGTTATCGGTATATTCATTGTCCTGAAGCGATTATCAATGATTGGCGACTGCCTTTCCCACGCGGCCATGGCCGGCGTGGCGGCTGGAATGTTAACCGGTGTTTATCCTGTCTACGGGGCCCTGGCTTTCATGATCGCGGCCGGGTTAACGGTCGAAAGATTGCGCAATGAGTACCGGCAATATTCAGAACTGGCCATCGCCGTTATTCTGTCCAGCAGTATCAGTCTGGCTATAATTTTGCTGAGTGTTGGTAAGTCATACAACACCTCAGTTTTTGCTTATTTATTCGGTAGTATTTTAACGGTCAGTGGACAAGATCTTAAAGCCATCACCGGTCTGGGTTTGCTGGTCATTTTAGTAGTCTGGTTACTCCGTAAAGAGCTGTTTTATATTGCTTTTGACGAAGAGGCGGCACATCTGGCCGGTATACCAGTAGCCATGATCAATATTGTCTTTATTCTCTTGACAGCGTTCACCATTGCGGCTTCGCTTCGGATCGTGGGTATCCTGCTGGTGTCTTCGTTGATGGTCATTCCAGTCGCAGCCAGCTTACAGCTCAAGCAGGGGTTTCGCCGCACGGTGTGGCTGGCCATCGGACTCAGTGTGACCTCGGTAGTGATCGGTCTGATCGCAGCTTTCTATCTTGATTGGGCGCCCGGGGGAACGGTGGTCATGACAGCTGTGCTCGGCCTGCTGGCGATCATCATGGTCCAAAGAATAAAACGAAGACGTCGTCCAGTTACTTAG
- a CDS encoding metal ABC transporter ATP-binding protein gives MGSLPKSSIIEISGLTFGYNNRPVLRDVNLTIHKGDFMGIVGPNGSAKTTLLKLMLGLLTPWSGEVRLFGEPISSFRQWGRVGYVAQRAAAFNMGFPATVEEVVAANLFSHVGLFRGLKPAHWQKVSAALKTVGLERKRQCLIGYLSGGEQQRVFIARVLVSDPELLLLDEPTVGVDIQAQEHLYELLERLNKERQMTIVMVSHDVGVVTERVNRVACLNDSRLFVHEKTADLLKPENIAAVYGIGMQPLIHCHEGDCGVRINHA, from the coding sequence ATGGGGAGTTTACCGAAGTCCAGTATCATTGAAATTAGTGGCTTAACTTTTGGGTACAACAACCGACCTGTGTTGCGCGACGTCAATTTAACCATCCACAAGGGAGATTTCATGGGGATAGTTGGTCCCAATGGTTCGGCGAAAACAACCCTACTCAAACTCATGCTAGGTTTATTGACGCCCTGGAGTGGGGAAGTCAGATTATTTGGTGAGCCGATCTCCTCTTTCCGCCAGTGGGGAAGAGTCGGATATGTTGCGCAGCGGGCCGCGGCTTTTAATATGGGGTTTCCAGCCACGGTTGAGGAGGTGGTGGCCGCTAATCTGTTCAGTCATGTTGGTTTGTTTCGCGGACTAAAGCCGGCCCACTGGCAAAAGGTGTCCGCGGCATTGAAGACTGTTGGTCTGGAGCGAAAACGACAGTGTCTGATCGGGTACCTCTCAGGCGGGGAGCAGCAACGGGTGTTTATTGCCCGGGTTCTGGTCAGCGACCCGGAGTTGCTGCTCCTGGATGAGCCAACTGTTGGGGTGGATATTCAGGCCCAGGAGCACCTTTACGAACTGCTGGAAAGGCTGAATAAGGAGCGGCAGATGACCATCGTGATGGTTTCCCACGATGTCGGGGTGGTGACTGAGCGAGTTAATCGGGTCGCCTGTTTAAACGACAGCCGCCTGTTTGTGCACGAAAAAACCGCGGATTTATTGAAACCGGAGAATATTGCGGCAGTCTATGGAATTGGCATGCAGCCGCTCATCCACTGTCATGAAGGAGATTGCGGGGTGCGTATAAATCATGCCTGA
- a CDS encoding zinc ABC transporter substrate-binding protein, whose product MVCLFILVTGLIGCGKPKSVTSANSESKKIKVIASIYPLYDFTRQIGGDKVEVVCLVPAGAEPHDWEPKARDLASLQSANLFIYNGLGMEPWLDSFQSALKGSKCFFVNASQGISLLKAKHDDEPNQGEKDRRYSIKSAEASSGEYDPHVWLDPMRAKQQAANIKAALIQVSPENKETFEANYARFAAALDDLDAQFRAVASQATRKEFVVTEPAFAYLADRYGLKQVSILGLCTEGEPSPGELKKIVDFARQNKIKHIFFESTYSPKVAETLAKEVGAQTLVLSAVHGLTEEDLKQGKNYLSTMKSNLENLKIALQDKE is encoded by the coding sequence ATGGTGTGTTTGTTTATATTAGTTACAGGGCTAATTGGCTGCGGAAAACCGAAATCCGTCACTTCAGCCAATAGCGAGTCGAAAAAAATCAAAGTTATTGCCAGTATCTACCCCCTGTATGATTTTACCCGGCAGATTGGCGGTGACAAGGTGGAGGTGGTGTGTTTAGTACCGGCGGGCGCTGAACCACATGATTGGGAGCCCAAAGCCAGGGATTTAGCCAGTCTGCAGAGCGCGAATTTATTTATCTACAATGGGCTCGGGATGGAGCCTTGGCTGGACTCGTTCCAAAGTGCATTGAAAGGGAGTAAATGTTTTTTTGTGAATGCATCGCAGGGGATTAGCCTACTTAAGGCAAAGCATGACGACGAACCGAATCAGGGTGAAAAAGATAGACGATATTCAATCAAGTCTGCTGAGGCCAGCTCAGGAGAATACGATCCCCACGTGTGGCTTGATCCTATGCGGGCCAAGCAGCAGGCGGCTAATATCAAGGCGGCCCTGATTCAGGTAAGTCCCGAGAACAAAGAAACTTTTGAGGCCAACTACGCTCGCTTTGCAGCAGCGCTGGACGATTTGGACGCTCAATTCCGGGCAGTAGCAAGTCAAGCTACACGAAAAGAATTTGTAGTAACTGAGCCAGCGTTTGCCTATTTAGCTGACCGCTACGGTCTGAAGCAGGTGAGTATCCTCGGTCTGTGTACCGAAGGCGAGCCTTCACCAGGCGAACTGAAGAAGATTGTTGATTTTGCCCGGCAGAATAAGATAAAACACATCTTCTTTGAATCGACATACAGCCCGAAAGTGGCCGAGACCCTGGCGAAAGAGGTGGGGGCGCAAACGCTAGTTTTAAGTGCTGTTCATGGCTTAACTGAGGAAGACTTAAAGCAGGGTAAAAATTACCTTTCTACCATGAAGAGTAATCTGGAGAATCTTAAGATTGCTTTGCAAGATAAGGAATGA